Proteins found in one Vallitalea guaymasensis genomic segment:
- a CDS encoding pyridoxal phosphate-dependent aminotransferase, which yields MNKHGGYYGNSEVVDYSVNINPLGLPDDIRETIISSIDNIGKYPDIGGTAAKEAVAKYINVDSNKIIMGNGASELIYLFARAVKPKKVLIIEPTFNEYRRAFLLAGSEIDDYVLDSDDDFRFNIGMFSRKMETFQPDVVVLCNPNNPTGKYLGVDIVSKIVDLVKRENSFLFIDESFVEFTGYEPVGNCTGYEHVFSLRSMTKYYAVPGLRIGYGVTNDKVVEKMEEYKEPWTMNTFALDIVPKVIGDNDFCEKVNNWVKREREYMYKGLCNVSNLKVYKSYSNFFLCKLDYFSGNMLNLELLKDNMYVRVCDDFKSLSEEFVRIAVKRHGDNEKLVRRLNKIL from the coding sequence ATGAATAAGCATGGTGGGTATTATGGTAACTCGGAAGTTGTTGATTATAGTGTTAACATCAATCCTTTAGGTTTACCAGATGATATTAGAGAGACTATAATATCTAGTATAGACAATATAGGTAAATATCCTGATATTGGAGGAACTGCTGCAAAAGAAGCTGTAGCAAAATATATAAATGTTGATTCTAATAAAATAATTATGGGTAATGGTGCTAGTGAACTTATATATTTGTTTGCTAGAGCTGTGAAGCCTAAAAAGGTTCTTATTATTGAACCAACATTTAATGAATATAGGAGAGCTTTTTTATTGGCTGGCAGTGAGATAGATGATTATGTATTAGATAGTGATGATGATTTTAGGTTTAATATAGGTATGTTTTCTAGGAAGATGGAGACGTTTCAGCCGGATGTTGTAGTATTGTGTAATCCTAATAATCCTACGGGAAAATATCTTGGAGTAGACATAGTTAGTAAAATAGTAGATCTAGTAAAGAGAGAAAACAGTTTTTTGTTTATTGATGAATCTTTTGTTGAATTTACTGGATATGAGCCTGTTGGGAATTGTACAGGTTATGAACATGTGTTTTCTCTTAGATCCATGACTAAGTATTATGCTGTGCCTGGATTGAGAATAGGTTATGGGGTGACTAATGATAAGGTTGTAGAAAAGATGGAAGAATATAAGGAGCCTTGGACTATGAATACTTTTGCTCTTGATATTGTGCCAAAGGTTATTGGAGATAATGATTTTTGTGAAAAAGTTAATAATTGGGTAAAAAGAGAAAGAGAATATATGTATAAGGGATTATGTAATGTAAGTAATCTTAAGGTGTATAAGAGTTATAGTAATTTCTTTTTATGTAAGTTGGATTATTTCTCGGGAAATATGTTGAATTTGGAATTATTGAAGGATAATATGTATGTTAGGGTTTGTGATGATTTTAAATCGTTGAGTGAGGAGTTTGTTAGGATTGCGGTTAAGAGGCATGGGGATAATGAAAAGCTGGTTAGAAGATTAAATAAAATTTTGTAG
- the cobU gene encoding bifunctional adenosylcobinamide kinase/adenosylcobinamide-phosphate guanylyltransferase, which translates to MGIVMVTGGARSGKSTYGEQLAKVRGRNIAYIATAIVTDKDMEDRVKKHRKSRPQEWLTIERYKGFDNIDRDIVMSTDLFLLDCITTMVTNLMFDKDIDYDSCSNEDIQMVEDYVFGEVKKLLDFMESNGKEIILVTNEVGMGLVPAYRLGSIFRDIAGRINQYVASRADEVYFMVSSIPMKIKGADK; encoded by the coding sequence GTGGGAATTGTTATGGTAACTGGTGGTGCTCGTAGTGGTAAGAGTACTTATGGAGAACAATTGGCTAAGGTTAGGGGTAGGAATATTGCTTATATTGCTACGGCTATTGTTACTGATAAGGATATGGAAGATAGGGTTAAGAAGCATAGGAAGTCAAGACCTCAGGAGTGGTTGACTATTGAGAGGTATAAGGGGTTTGATAATATTGATAGGGATATAGTTATGTCAACTGATTTGTTTTTGTTGGATTGTATTACTACCATGGTGACTAATCTTATGTTTGATAAAGATATTGATTATGATAGTTGTAGTAATGAGGATATACAGATGGTGGAAGATTATGTTTTTGGTGAAGTCAAGAAGCTACTTGATTTTATGGAGAGTAATGGTAAGGAGATTATCTTAGTTACTAATGAAGTTGGGATGGGATTGGTTCCAGCTTATAGGTTAGGTAGTATATTTAGAGATATAGCGGGAAGAATTAATCAATATGTGGCAAGTAGAGCGGATGAGGTTTATTTTATGGTATCGTCAATACCTATGAAGATTAAGGGAGCTGATAAGTGA
- the cobS gene encoding adenosylcobinamide-GDP ribazoletransferase, with the protein MKSFILMLTFLTRIPISYSFSFNSKDFIKGIKYMPVIGLIIGGILYPISYYGDKMAPIVASLLIIVGYLIITGGLHLDGLADVSDGIFSCRDRDRMFDIMKDSRIGSFGVIALILYFMSMLALLGYSNPVTILIFPVAGRCFALFVCSINEYAKESGMGKDFIDNTKWFHVVAGFLLLIVLIVLLKEYLLLGAVVITSVIVMMVSASISKKLGGITGDVIGMTVEFSQVVFLLSAYLLETLV; encoded by the coding sequence ATGAAGAGTTTCATACTTATGTTAACTTTTTTAACGAGAATTCCTATTAGTTATAGTTTTTCTTTTAATAGTAAGGATTTTATTAAAGGGATAAAGTATATGCCGGTGATTGGTCTTATTATAGGAGGGATTTTATATCCAATAAGTTATTATGGGGATAAGATGGCTCCTATTGTAGCTTCTCTGTTGATAATTGTGGGTTATTTGATTATTACTGGTGGTTTGCATTTGGATGGTTTAGCAGATGTTAGTGATGGGATATTCAGTTGCAGGGATAGGGATAGAATGTTTGATATTATGAAGGATAGTAGAATAGGTTCTTTTGGTGTTATTGCGTTGATACTATATTTCATGAGTATGTTAGCGTTACTTGGTTATAGTAATCCAGTTACGATATTGATTTTTCCTGTTGCTGGGAGATGTTTTGCGTTATTTGTGTGTTCAATTAATGAATATGCTAAAGAATCAGGTATGGGGAAAGATTTTATAGATAATACTAAGTGGTTTCATGTTGTAGCTGGATTTTTATTATTAATTGTATTGATTGTTTTGTTGAAAGAGTATCTGTTGTTGGGAGCTGTTGTTATAACAAGTGTAATTGTGATGATGGTTAGTGCTAGTATTAGTAAAAAACTTGGTGGTATAACAGGTGATGTCATTGGTATGACTGTTGAGTTTTCACAGGTTGTATTTTTATTGAGTGCTTATTTGTTGGAAACGTTAGTTTAG
- a CDS encoding histidine phosphatase family protein, with the protein MKFIFVRHGETRANVEQLIYGVTHSDFTENGLNQIDRILDYIKLKDVDYFYSSPLERTRVISEKIGECIGKKAELVEEVGEMNYGIFEGMTSDLAVEKYPEEYNSFMNDYRNYIIPEGENVLDFDKRVISFLDKIKDDNGTSVIVTHGGVIRTAIMYLLDLDSEDRWHFKILPGMIIEIEYKNGYGVLVQMKDNN; encoded by the coding sequence ATGAAATTTATTTTTGTTAGACATGGTGAGACTCGTGCTAATGTGGAACAACTTATTTATGGGGTTACTCATTCGGATTTTACTGAGAATGGGTTGAATCAGATAGATAGGATATTGGATTATATTAAGTTGAAAGATGTTGATTATTTTTATTCTAGTCCTCTTGAAAGGACTAGGGTTATTTCTGAAAAGATAGGAGAATGTATTGGTAAGAAGGCTGAATTGGTTGAAGAAGTTGGTGAAATGAATTATGGAATTTTTGAAGGGATGACATCTGATTTGGCTGTGGAGAAATATCCAGAGGAATATAATAGTTTTATGAATGATTATAGAAATTATATTATTCCAGAAGGTGAGAATGTATTGGATTTTGATAAACGGGTGATTAGTTTTCTTGATAAGATAAAGGATGACAATGGGACTAGTGTGATTGTGACTCATGGAGGAGTTATAAGAACAGCAATAATGTATTTGTTGGATTTGGATAGTGAGGATAGGTGGCATTTTAAGATATTGCCTGGGATGATAATTGAGATTGAGTATAAGAATGGGTATGGGGTTTTGGTTCAAATGAAGGATAATAATTAG